From the genome of Pelobates fuscus isolate aPelFus1 chromosome 6, aPelFus1.pri, whole genome shotgun sequence, one region includes:
- the LOC134565847 gene encoding keratin, type I cytoskeletal 19-like, giving the protein MSHRSNHSSCGSVLGAHHSGGHNSSSYLSSVQHGSSKKCYNKSQSGHCKASSHHGASKKLSSHSSIGLEHGSGSFGNLRSHHKSSSSHSHGLLSINEKETMQFLNGRLASYLEKVHSLEQENSQLERKICEWYANNAPSSLPDSSQYFRTIHELQNQVASASVDNARIALHIDNGQQAADDFRSKYEMEKNVRSNVEADIGALHKALGQLNNELQDLAIQVQCLQQEILQLKNNHTEEVDGLRAQLGARVNVEMNAAPSIDLNSVLSEVREEYENLMERNLREVEGMFLERSAELDREVSSGSEQMQSVNNELIDLKHSVQTLEIELQSQLSLKSALEGTLAETEANFRSQLSQLQCLIDNVESQLSQIRSDLEQQNHKYQLLMDQKTHLEMEISTYRHLMDGHDIHFSGHSSSGGFHHGKC; this is encoded by the exons ATGAGCCACAGAAGCAATCACTCATCCTGCGGATCTGTCTTGGGAGCTCATCATTCTGGGGGACATAACTCTTCCAGCTACCTCTCTTCAGTTCAACATGGAAGCTCTAAAAAATGCTACAACAAGAGTCAAAGTGGTCACTGTAAAGCTTCCAGCCATCATGGAGCAAGCAAGAAGCTTTCCAGCCATTCTTCTATTGGTCTTGAACATGGAAGTGGAAGTTTTGGTAATCTTAGATCTCATCACAAAAGTTCTAGCAGTCATAGTCATGGTCTACTCAGTATTAATGAGAAGGAAACAATGCAGTTTCTAAATGGACGTCTTGCATCTTATCTGGAGAAGGTTCATTCACTAGAACAGGAGAATTCTCAACTGGAGAGGAAGATATGTGAATGGTATGCAAATAACGCCCCCAGCTCCTTGCCAGACTCCAGTCAGTACTTCAGGACTATCCACGAGCTTCAgaaccag GTTGCTTCTGCCTCAGTGGACAATGCAAGAATTGCCTTACATATAGATAATGGTCAACAAGCTGCAGATGACTTCAGAAGCAA GTATGAGATGGAGAAAAACGTAAGGTCCAATGTAGAGGCTGACATTGGAGCTCTGCACAAAGCCCTAGGACAGCTTAACAATGAACTTCAAGACTTAGCGATCCAAGTTCAATGCCTCCAGCAAGAAATTCTCCAGTTGAAGAACAACCACACAGAG GAAGTGGATGGGTTGCGTGCTCAGCTGGGAGCCAGAGTCAATGTAGAAATGAATGCTGCTCCATCCATCGATCTGAACAGCGTTTTATCTGAGGTCAGAGAGGAATACGAAAACCTGATGGAGAGGAACCTCCGGGAAGTCGAGGGCATGTTCTTGGAACGG AGTGCAGAATTGGACCGCGAGGTATCTTCTGGATCTGAACAAATGCAGTCAGTAAATAATGAACTTATTGATCTCAAACACTCTGTACAGACTCTGGAGATTGAGTTGCAAAGCCAATTAAGTTTG AAATCTGCTTTGGAAGGGACTCTAGCCGAGACAGAGGCCAATTTTAGATCCCAACTTTCCCAGTTACAGTGCCTCATTGATAATGTAGAATCTCAGCTATCACAAATCCGGTCTGACCTTGAACAACAGAACCACAAGTACCAGCTCCTCATGGACCAGAAGACCCATCTTGAGATGGAAATCAGTACTTACAGACATTTGATGGATGGACATGATATTCA TTTCTCAGGTCACAGTTCTTCAGGAG GATTTCATCACGGCAAGTGCTAG